The Nitrospinota bacterium genome has a window encoding:
- a CDS encoding copper-translocating P-type ATPase codes for MDTKTKEYRITGMTCAACARAIERAVKKVDGVEDAAVNLITEKLRVAGSADAAKVEVAVQKAGYGVAPREKSVVTIPIKGMTCAACTARIEKELRKTPGVLEATVNLATEKATVTYDAGTARLSDFKNAITRAGYEPLSVSHDQPEKKTPFIELPGFNLALAMFFMIPLAYLTMGVMAGLPALSFADPDAAPLGYAAAQLLLTLPVLFAGRRFYTSGGSALMHGGANMDTLVAMGATAAVLYSFFGTVKIMGGDVHFAHNLYYESAGFIIALVLVGKYLEARAKGRTSQALKKLLKLAPEQATLIENGAYRQIPTEEVHPGDLLLVKPGEKIPVDGLVVKGGTSVNESMITGEPMPVPKKPGAALIGGAVNGEGVVEMRAERVGSETTLARIVKLVEDAQGTKAPIAALADRVSGIFVPSVVAIAMGAAAAWFAGGASFEFALTIFIAVLIIACPCALGLATPTAIMVGTGRGADMGILIKKAAALEMAGKVDVVLFDKTGTITEGKPRVMESAFYSGFSEERALALAAAVESGSEHPIAAAVLEHAKGRGAAWTMAEGIAADPGFGVSGRAEGKVVALGNAAYMEKRKVPVAEAALFEQAFTATGGTVLYLAVDGKLAAALGITDKIKATSRMAIEKLKKLGLKTVMITGDGEAAAKAIASQAGVDRAVWRVLPHEKDAEVRKLQSAGKKVAMVGDGINDAPALARADLGIAIGTGTDIAIESADIVLMSGDLGGVEKALALSRATVRNIKQNLFWAFFYNTVSIPVAAGALALFGGPLLQPMYAAAAMSLSSVTVVFNALRLRNFK; via the coding sequence ATGGATACGAAAACGAAAGAATACCGTATTACCGGCATGACCTGTGCCGCCTGCGCCCGTGCCATCGAACGCGCGGTAAAAAAGGTGGATGGCGTGGAAGACGCCGCCGTTAACCTCATAACCGAAAAACTGCGCGTTGCCGGGTCCGCCGATGCGGCAAAGGTGGAAGTGGCGGTGCAGAAGGCGGGATACGGCGTTGCCCCCCGGGAAAAAAGCGTTGTGACCATCCCGATAAAGGGGATGACATGCGCCGCCTGTACCGCACGGATTGAAAAGGAACTGAGGAAAACTCCCGGCGTGCTGGAGGCCACCGTGAATCTTGCCACCGAAAAAGCGACGGTGACATACGATGCGGGGACGGCCCGCCTTTCAGACTTCAAAAACGCGATAACACGGGCGGGATACGAGCCGCTCTCCGTATCGCACGATCAGCCGGAAAAAAAGACGCCGTTTATCGAATTGCCGGGCTTCAATCTCGCGCTGGCGATGTTTTTTATGATTCCCTTGGCCTATCTGACGATGGGGGTGATGGCGGGCCTGCCCGCGCTTTCCTTTGCCGACCCCGATGCCGCGCCGCTCGGTTACGCCGCGGCGCAGCTTCTTCTCACGCTGCCGGTTCTTTTTGCCGGACGGCGTTTCTATACATCCGGCGGATCGGCGCTGATGCATGGCGGGGCGAACATGGATACGCTGGTGGCGATGGGGGCCACGGCGGCGGTGCTCTATTCGTTCTTTGGCACCGTGAAAATAATGGGCGGTGATGTCCATTTCGCCCACAACCTCTACTATGAATCGGCGGGATTCATCATCGCCCTGGTGTTGGTGGGGAAATATCTCGAAGCCCGCGCCAAGGGACGCACCAGCCAAGCCCTGAAAAAATTGCTGAAGCTCGCCCCCGAACAGGCGACGCTTATCGAAAACGGCGCATATCGCCAGATTCCGACCGAAGAGGTGCATCCCGGCGATCTGCTGCTGGTGAAGCCGGGTGAAAAAATACCGGTGGACGGCCTAGTGGTGAAAGGGGGTACCAGCGTGAACGAAAGCATGATCACCGGCGAACCGATGCCGGTGCCGAAAAAGCCGGGGGCCGCGCTCATCGGCGGCGCGGTGAACGGCGAGGGGGTGGTCGAGATGCGCGCCGAGCGGGTGGGGTCGGAAACAACGCTGGCCCGCATCGTGAAACTGGTGGAGGACGCGCAGGGAACCAAAGCTCCCATCGCCGCGCTGGCCGACCGGGTATCGGGGATTTTTGTCCCGTCGGTTGTGGCCATCGCGATGGGAGCGGCCGCCGCGTGGTTCGCCGGCGGCGCATCGTTCGAGTTCGCGCTTACCATCTTCATAGCGGTACTTATCATTGCTTGCCCCTGCGCGCTTGGCCTTGCCACTCCCACCGCGATCATGGTCGGCACCGGCCGGGGGGCCGACATGGGCATTCTTATTAAGAAGGCGGCTGCGCTGGAAATGGCGGGGAAGGTGGACGTGGTGCTGTTTGACAAGACCGGCACCATCACCGAGGGAAAGCCGCGCGTGATGGAGAGCGCGTTCTACAGCGGGTTTTCCGAAGAGCGTGCGTTGGCGCTGGCGGCGGCGGTGGAATCCGGCTCGGAGCATCCGATAGCGGCGGCGGTGTTGGAGCACGCCAAAGGGCGCGGTGCGGCTTGGACGATGGCGGAGGGAATTGCGGCGGATCCCGGCTTCGGGGTGAGCGGCCGCGCCGAAGGAAAAGTTGTGGCGCTGGGCAACGCGGCATATATGGAAAAACGGAAGGTGCCCGTGGCTGAGGCCGCGTTGTTCGAGCAGGCATTCACCGCAACCGGCGGCACGGTGCTCTATCTGGCGGTGGATGGGAAGCTGGCGGCGGCGCTCGGCATCACGGACAAAATAAAGGCCACGAGCCGCATGGCGATTGAAAAATTGAAAAAACTCGGCCTGAAAACGGTGATGATCACCGGCGACGGCGAGGCGGCGGCGAAGGCCATCGCATCGCAAGCGGGGGTGGACCGCGCCGTGTGGCGCGTGTTGCCGCACGAGAAAGACGCCGAAGTGCGTAAGCTGCAAAGCGCGGGAAAGAAGGTGGCAATGGTCGGAGACGGCATCAACGATGCCCCGGCGCTGGCGCGCGCCGACCTCGGCATAGCCATCGGCACCGGCACCGACATTGCCATCGAGTCCGCCGATATCGTGTTGATGTCGGGCGATCTCGGCGGCGTCGAGAAGGCGCTGGCGTTGAGCCGGGCAACCGTGCGGAACATCAAGCAGAATCTGTTCTGGGCCTTTTTTTATAATACGGTGAGCATACCGGTGG
- a CDS encoding heavy metal-responsive transcriptional regulator produces the protein MKENGGRRLTIGALAKAAGVNVQTIRFYERKGLLKPSARLSSGYRLYDAECLKRLNFIIQAKGLGFSLAEAKGLLGLRVRSAGNPDIVREKVEKKLEEVRQKIVRLRQLERTLTRLADDCRDRRVTDHCPIIERMEGPV, from the coding sequence ATGAAGGAAAATGGCGGACGGCGCCTCACCATCGGCGCGCTGGCGAAGGCGGCGGGGGTCAACGTGCAAACCATCCGCTTTTACGAGCGGAAGGGACTCCTTAAACCGTCCGCCCGGCTCTCCTCCGGCTACCGCCTCTACGACGCCGAGTGCCTGAAACGGCTGAACTTCATCATCCAGGCCAAAGGGCTCGGCTTCAGCCTTGCGGAAGCCAAGGGGCTGCTCGGCCTCCGGGTCCGTTCGGCCGGCAATCCAGACATTGTCCGGGAGAAAGTGGAGAAAAAGCTCGAAGAGGTCCGGCAGAAGATCGTGCGCCTCCGGCAGCTTGAAAGAACGCTTACGCGGCTGGCCGACGACTGCCGAGACCGCCGGGTGACCGATCACTGCCCCATCATCGAACGGATGGAAGGCCCCGTTTGA
- a CDS encoding prepilin-type N-terminal cleavage/methylation domain-containing protein, translated as MKRRTGESGGFTMIEIIMVIVIIGILAIALIPRASLIGGPAPMAADVIASDIRVTQREAMSREIPLSVTFAAGNATYQYAADAAGNGEARNLAEFGPNAAIAQGQTITFNSLGEPAGLTAPLAITVTDGEAVKTISVEPYTGAVTTQ; from the coding sequence ATGAAGCGGCGAACCGGGGAGAGCGGCGGATTTACCATGATCGAAATAATCATGGTCATCGTCATTATCGGCATCCTCGCCATCGCGCTTATTCCCCGCGCCAGCCTCATCGGCGGGCCTGCCCCGATGGCGGCCGATGTGATCGCCAGCGACATTCGCGTGACGCAACGGGAGGCGATGAGCCGTGAAATTCCGCTGTCGGTTACTTTCGCGGCGGGAAACGCAACCTACCAATACGCCGCCGACGCGGCCGGCAACGGCGAGGCGCGCAATCTGGCGGAGTTCGGCCCAAACGCCGCCATCGCGCAGGGACAGACGATAACCTTCAACAGTTTGGGTGAACCGGCGGGACTGACGGCCCCTCTCGCCATCACGGTCACGGACGGCGAAGCGGTAAAAACCATTTCAGTGGAACCGTACACCGGCGCGGTTACCACGCAATGA
- a CDS encoding type II secretion system protein, protein MNQRGITLLEIIMAIVVLGITLPLLLMPFMQASKGIGQSAELPALSAAARYCMEKEIVTVLPSPAAWPKALTGDYQTACTDPNNPSFTATITGFFHDAALTARTDGTLDNLPPPGGKDSYLVLTVTATNPATGQSVTLQTLKARAL, encoded by the coding sequence ATGAACCAAAGGGGAATCACGCTTCTCGAGATCATCATGGCAATCGTGGTGCTGGGAATAACGCTTCCCCTGCTGCTGATGCCGTTCATGCAGGCATCGAAAGGGATCGGTCAATCGGCGGAACTCCCCGCGCTCAGCGCCGCCGCCCGCTACTGCATGGAAAAGGAGATCGTTACCGTCCTGCCAAGCCCCGCCGCCTGGCCGAAAGCGCTTACCGGCGATTACCAGACCGCCTGCACCGATCCCAACAACCCGTCGTTTACCGCCACGATCACCGGCTTTTTCCATGACGCGGCGCTGACGGCGCGCACCGATGGCACATTGGACAATCTCCCGCCCCCCGGCGGGAAGGACTCTTACCTCGTGCTCACCGTAACCGCAACCAACCCGGCGACCGGCCAAAGCGTTACCCTGCAAACCCTTAAAGCAAGGGCGCTCTAA
- a CDS encoding prepilin-type N-terminal cleavage/methylation domain-containing protein, translating into MRMEQHGFTLIELVTVIVIVGIMGGLTFAFLSSAANTCRLAASQQALHGEAWVAVERMVREMRSAVPPPAIPPAPPRLTPVTLPIPGGSGGTLAFDDIQKSDPVKCAKCVDKSTTITYSLAGNQLMRTGDISGAHPIASGVTAFTARHDIDGVISVQLTLADGSGAFTLSGTAIPFMKINPNYTPRGAVQ; encoded by the coding sequence ATGCGGATGGAACAACACGGCTTTACGCTGATCGAACTGGTAACGGTGATCGTCATCGTTGGCATCATGGGGGGCTTGACCTTCGCATTTCTATCCAGCGCCGCGAATACCTGCCGCCTTGCCGCCAGCCAACAGGCGCTGCATGGCGAAGCGTGGGTGGCGGTGGAACGGATGGTACGCGAAATGCGATCGGCGGTACCTCCACCGGCTATCCCCCCCGCCCCGCCCCGCCTCACCCCCGTAACGCTCCCGATCCCCGGCGGCTCCGGCGGCACGCTAGCCTTTGACGACATACAAAAAAGCGACCCCGTAAAATGCGCGAAGTGCGTGGACAAATCGACAACCATCACCTACAGCCTCGCGGGGAACCAGTTGATGCGCACCGGTGATATTTCGGGCGCCCACCCCATAGCCTCCGGCGTCACTGCGTTCACGGCGCGCCACGATATTGACGGCGTGATATCGGTTCAGCTTACCTTGGCGGACGGCTCCGGCGCATTCACCCTTTCAGGCACGGCCATCCCTTTCATGAAGATAAATCCAAACTACACCCCGCGCGGAGCCGTGCAATGA
- a CDS encoding vitamin B12-dependent ribonucleotide reductase codes for MGDSKTIKGRANSKTIAKDEKTALTENAIKVLERRYLTKNEDGKVIESPSQLFRRVARNVCQADAFYQPDIDITEVEEKFFQMMAQLEFMPNSPTLMNAGRELQQLSACFVLPIEDSMDSIFETVKDTAMIHKSGGGTGFSFSRLRPKGSRVKSTSGVSSGPVSFMKVFDAATESVKQGGTRRGANMGILRVDHPDIMDFIACKADHVSFTNFNISVAITDEFMNALLEDGEYGLVDPYRRMPAGKLRAKEVMDEMVKYAWLNGDPGIVFIDRINKDNPTPHIGQMESTNPCGEQPLLPYESCNLGSINLTKFVKDGDIDWRGLERITHGAVHFLDNVIDMNRYPIVKIEQMTKANRKIGLGVMGWADMLIMLGVPYNSQKAVELGEKVMQFIDTESKKASQKLAEIRGAFPNFPGSAWDKKGSPKMRNATTTTIAPTGTISIIAAVSSGIEPLFAVSYIRTVMDNDKLVEVHPLFEEVAKERGFYSKDLMQTIALKGSLHGLSEVPQDVRDAFVTSHEITPEWHIRMQAAFQKHTDNAVSKTVNFNDGATEADVREAYMLSYSLGCKGVTIYRDGSREGQVLSTGKTGTKKEDAKSADPEMQTIHVKLQPKPRPAVVSGSTQRLTTGCGKIYVTINADEEGNPFEMFVQIGKAGGCAASQTESIGRLVSLAMRSGIDANELHKQLIGVSCHQPAWESGGGKILSCADAIGKALGRFVRKDFSGTNPKKGYDGGHGNGNSAGGADATISIGACPDCGGSLEYAEGCMTCRGCGYSKCS; via the coding sequence ATGGGGGATTCTAAGACGATCAAAGGCCGCGCAAATTCAAAAACCATCGCGAAAGACGAAAAAACCGCGTTGACGGAAAACGCGATAAAAGTCCTTGAGCGGCGCTATCTGACCAAGAACGAAGACGGGAAGGTGATTGAATCCCCTTCGCAGCTTTTCCGCCGGGTTGCCCGGAATGTTTGCCAAGCGGATGCCTTTTATCAGCCGGACATCGACATTACCGAGGTTGAGGAAAAGTTTTTCCAAATGATGGCGCAGCTGGAATTCATGCCGAACTCCCCCACGCTGATGAACGCCGGCCGCGAACTGCAGCAGCTTTCCGCCTGCTTCGTGCTCCCGATCGAAGACTCGATGGACTCCATTTTTGAAACGGTGAAAGACACCGCGATGATCCACAAGAGTGGCGGCGGCACCGGCTTCAGCTTTTCGCGCCTGCGCCCGAAGGGAAGCCGGGTAAAAAGCACCAGCGGCGTCTCGTCCGGCCCGGTCTCCTTCATGAAAGTGTTCGACGCCGCCACCGAATCGGTGAAGCAGGGGGGAACCCGCCGTGGAGCCAACATGGGGATCCTCCGCGTGGACCATCCGGATATCATGGACTTCATCGCGTGCAAGGCGGATCACGTTTCGTTTACCAACTTCAACATCTCCGTCGCCATCACCGATGAATTCATGAACGCGCTTTTGGAAGACGGCGAATACGGCTTGGTCGACCCGTACCGCAGGATGCCCGCCGGCAAACTGCGCGCCAAAGAGGTGATGGACGAGATGGTGAAGTACGCCTGGCTGAACGGCGACCCCGGCATCGTTTTCATCGATCGGATCAACAAGGACAATCCCACGCCGCACATCGGCCAGATGGAAAGCACGAACCCCTGCGGCGAGCAACCGCTGTTGCCGTACGAGTCGTGCAACCTCGGTTCCATTAACCTCACCAAGTTCGTGAAGGACGGCGATATCGACTGGCGCGGCCTGGAGCGGATCACGCACGGCGCGGTCCACTTCCTCGATAATGTCATCGACATGAACCGTTACCCGATCGTGAAAATCGAGCAGATGACCAAAGCCAACCGGAAGATCGGCCTCGGCGTCATGGGTTGGGCCGACATGCTGATCATGCTCGGTGTGCCGTACAACAGCCAAAAGGCGGTCGAACTGGGCGAAAAGGTGATGCAGTTCATCGATACCGAATCAAAAAAGGCCTCGCAAAAGCTGGCCGAGATACGCGGCGCGTTTCCCAATTTCCCCGGCAGCGCCTGGGACAAGAAAGGTTCGCCGAAGATGCGCAACGCCACCACCACGACTATTGCGCCGACCGGCACCATCTCCATCATCGCGGCGGTCAGTTCCGGCATCGAGCCGCTCTTCGCCGTGTCGTACATCCGCACCGTGATGGATAACGACAAGCTGGTGGAAGTCCACCCGCTGTTTGAAGAGGTGGCGAAGGAGCGGGGTTTCTACTCGAAGGATCTGATGCAGACCATCGCCCTCAAGGGGTCGCTCCACGGCCTCTCCGAAGTGCCGCAGGATGTGCGGGATGCGTTCGTCACCTCGCACGAGATCACGCCGGAGTGGCATATCCGGATGCAGGCCGCATTCCAGAAGCACACCGATAACGCGGTCTCCAAGACCGTGAACTTCAATGATGGCGCGACGGAGGCCGACGTGCGCGAGGCGTATATGCTCTCCTACAGTCTCGGCTGCAAAGGGGTGACCATTTACCGCGACGGCTCGCGCGAGGGGCAGGTGCTTTCCACCGGCAAGACCGGCACGAAGAAGGAAGACGCGAAATCCGCCGATCCGGAAATGCAGACCATCCATGTAAAACTCCAGCCGAAACCGCGTCCGGCGGTGGTTTCCGGCAGCACGCAGCGGCTTACCACCGGCTGCGGCAAGATATACGTCACCATCAACGCGGACGAAGAAGGGAATCCCTTCGAGATGTTCGTGCAGATCGGCAAGGCCGGCGGCTGCGCCGCGTCGCAAACGGAATCCATCGGCCGCCTCGTGTCGCTCGCCATGCGCTCCGGCATAGACGCGAACGAGCTGCACAAGCAGCTCATCGGCGTTTCCTGCCACCAGCCGGCATGGGAAAGCGGCGGCGGCAAGATACTTTCCTGCGCCGATGCCATCGGCAAGGCCTTGGGCCGCTTCGTCCGCAAGGATTTTTCCGGCACCAACCCGAAGAAAGGGTACGACGGCGGCCACGGCAACGGCAACAGCGCGGGCGGCGCCGATGCCACCATCAGCATCGGGGCCTGTCCCGACTGCGGCGGCTCGCTGGAATACGCCGAAGGGTGCATGACCTGCCGCGGCTGCGGCTACAGCAAGTGCAGCTGA
- a CDS encoding PEGA domain-containing protein, whose protein sequence is MVKTIGAVLLAALVWGGIAYADGQVLSVVSPPADEMKEPAKPAKKVSAKKTPKKAAPKAAKKTKRKVAPPASQNEALVQPVGNEAQKQAKADAPHMAPEPAMVLLPRPAAEKTASEKRTPEKIIKTEKPKTPGQVYVLFQSTPPNAEVVVDGYYAGSTPLELPIREGNHTLRLIYPGYEEWEHKFNAYKGMRVSALMVEKKQAQATP, encoded by the coding sequence ATGGTTAAAACAATCGGTGCGGTTTTGTTGGCGGCGCTGGTTTGGGGCGGTATCGCGTATGCCGACGGCCAGGTGCTGTCGGTCGTTTCGCCCCCGGCGGACGAGATGAAGGAACCGGCGAAGCCGGCCAAAAAAGTTTCCGCCAAAAAAACGCCGAAAAAGGCGGCTCCCAAGGCGGCGAAAAAAACAAAGAGGAAAGTCGCTCCGCCCGCATCCCAAAATGAGGCGCTGGTGCAGCCGGTGGGGAACGAAGCCCAGAAGCAGGCCAAGGCGGACGCGCCGCACATGGCTCCCGAGCCAGCCATGGTGCTGCTCCCCAGGCCTGCCGCGGAAAAGACGGCTTCTGAAAAGCGGACGCCCGAAAAAATTATCAAAACGGAAAAACCCAAAACCCCCGGCCAGGTCTACGTGCTGTTTCAAAGCACACCGCCCAACGCTGAAGTGGTGGTGGACGGTTATTACGCCGGCAGTACGCCGCTTGAGTTGCCGATCAGGGAGGGAAACCACACTTTGCGCCTTATCTATCCCGGCTATGAAGAGTGGGAGCACAAGTTCAACGCGTATAAGGGGATGCGCGTAAGCGCATTGATGGTGGAAAAAAAACAGGCTCAGGCAACGCCATGA
- a CDS encoding transposase: MKKYRHFDEEFKRDLVARIDSGEITASQACREHNLASSLVDRWKRQIHEGTPRSKPSAREKQLERGLEQYNEEGRGTEKGD; encoded by the coding sequence ATGAAGAAGTATCGGCATTTTGACGAAGAGTTTAAGCGAGACCTCGTCGCCCGGATCGACAGCGGAGAGATCACAGCGTCGCAGGCTTGCCGGGAGCATAACCTTGCCTCATCCCTTGTAGACCGCTGGAAGCGGCAAATCCACGAGGGAACCCCGCGTTCCAAGCCGTCCGCGCGGGAAAAACAGTTGGAGCGGGGGCTGGAACAGTACAATGAAGAAGGTCGGGGAACTGAGAAAGGGGATTAG
- a CDS encoding response regulator — MPKTKEAEAKMSADNAAALLSEPAKPRTILIVEDNKIAWMVLQSELAELSLEFLIAEDGEMALALAEKERPDAITMQVDLPKMGGIDVCRRLKSIRATRDIPVLFVTQRGTPEQQRAAFAAGAVDYLVTPFPRGKLASRIQRLLDVKHVTVPQTILVAEDSETIRAIIVGILKKQGHTVVEARDGMEAWNCLQQRKDIDILVSDINMPNMDGHQLCRMVRGSQEHAFMPILIVSTMADKEDIAMLLNAGADDYVIKPFATEEFLARLKAHIRVRHLYSELSMANLRLKTFNESLEKMVEFRTSELHEANMEALMMLAVASEYRDTDTGNHVRRIAGYTRHIALAMNYSETKAEEISYSSILHDVGKIAIPDAILKKPGSLTDEEFNLMKGHSVHGEAILNSKSGFFKMGREVARWHHERFDGSGYPDGLVEYQIPLAARITAVADVFDALTNKRVYKEPWPMEKAYQYVIEGAGRHFDPLVAEAFNKIFKDGAIQKIHDQFI; from the coding sequence ATGCCAAAAACGAAAGAGGCCGAAGCGAAAATGTCCGCCGACAATGCGGCCGCCCTTCTATCGGAGCCGGCCAAACCGCGCACGATATTGATTGTTGAAGACAATAAAATCGCCTGGATGGTACTGCAAAGCGAATTGGCCGAGCTTTCGCTGGAATTTTTGATCGCCGAAGACGGTGAAATGGCGCTGGCATTGGCGGAAAAGGAAAGGCCGGACGCCATCACCATGCAGGTGGATCTGCCGAAGATGGGCGGCATCGATGTCTGCCGCCGCCTGAAAAGCATCCGCGCCACCCGCGACATTCCGGTGCTTTTCGTGACGCAGCGGGGAACTCCTGAACAGCAACGCGCGGCGTTCGCCGCCGGCGCGGTGGATTACCTCGTTACCCCGTTCCCGCGCGGCAAACTGGCGTCCCGCATTCAGCGTTTGCTGGACGTAAAGCATGTGACGGTTCCCCAGACGATACTGGTGGCCGAAGACAGCGAAACCATACGCGCCATCATCGTCGGCATCCTCAAAAAGCAGGGGCACACGGTGGTGGAAGCGCGCGACGGCATGGAGGCATGGAACTGCCTGCAACAGCGCAAGGACATCGACATTCTGGTCAGCGACATCAATATGCCCAACATGGACGGGCACCAGCTTTGCCGCATGGTGCGCGGCAGCCAGGAGCACGCGTTCATGCCGATCCTCATCGTCTCCACGATGGCGGACAAGGAAGACATCGCCATGCTGCTCAACGCCGGGGCCGACGACTATGTGATAAAGCCGTTCGCCACCGAGGAGTTTTTGGCGCGGCTCAAGGCGCATATCCGCGTGCGCCATCTCTACAGCGAGCTTTCCATGGCGAACTTGCGCCTCAAGACCTTCAACGAGTCCCTGGAAAAAATGGTGGAGTTCCGCACCAGCGAACTGCACGAGGCGAATATGGAAGCGTTGATGATGCTCGCCGTCGCTTCGGAATACCGCGACACCGACACCGGCAACCACGTCCGCCGCATCGCGGGCTATACCCGCCATATCGCGCTGGCTATGAATTATTCCGAGACCAAGGCGGAAGAGATCAGCTATTCCAGCATCCTGCACGATGTGGGAAAAATCGCCATCCCCGACGCCATCCTCAAAAAGCCGGGGAGCTTGACCGATGAGGAGTTCAACCTGATGAAAGGGCACTCCGTTCACGGGGAGGCGATACTGAACAGCAAGAGCGGCTTCTTCAAAATGGGACGCGAGGTTGCCCGCTGGCACCACGAACGGTTCGATGGCAGCGGCTATCCCGATGGACTGGTGGAATACCAGATACCGCTGGCCGCCCGCATCACCGCCGTGGCCGACGTGTTCGACGCGCTGACCAACAAGCGGGTGTACAAGGAGCCGTGGCCGATGGAAAAGGCGTACCAGTACGTCATCGAGGGGGCCGGCAGGCATTTCGATCCGTTGGTGGCGGAGGCGTTCAACAAGATTTTCAAGGACGGCGCCATCCAGAAGATACACGACCAGTTCATCTGA